In a single window of the Niabella ginsenosidivorans genome:
- a CDS encoding PDDEXK nuclease domain-containing protein, producing the protein MEDKIQLSGYGNWLKDLKQQIKNSRIKAVLVVNSQLILLYWDLGRQIVEKQERSNWGSGFISQLSKDLQAEFPDMGGWSKTNLFNIRNFYLFYKDVDFQQTKVFQQVVGIFKKNESVIVQQAVGSFEKPEDAIAQQLVSQLALIPWGHHILIIQKIKNVSEALFYVNKTIENNWSRSVLEYQMEINLYQRQGKAVSNFTTTLPQAQGDLANELLKDPYNFEFLQLSEKVREADLEKSLVDHISRFLLELGKGFAYMGRQYLLKIGKKEYRTDLLFYHTRLKCYIIIELKTKGFEPEFIGKLNYYISAINELIKDAADNPTIGILLCKNKDNYDVEFALKDINKPIGVSSYRYTELAEEIQRALPSAEEIEYELKKFEQNNE; encoded by the coding sequence ATGGAAGACAAAATACAACTTTCAGGATACGGAAACTGGCTTAAGGATCTGAAACAACAGATAAAAAACAGCCGTATAAAAGCAGTTTTGGTAGTAAACAGCCAGCTCATTTTGCTCTATTGGGATTTGGGCAGGCAAATTGTTGAAAAACAGGAAAGATCAAACTGGGGGAGCGGTTTCATTAGCCAGTTAAGCAAAGATTTACAGGCAGAATTTCCTGATATGGGTGGATGGTCAAAAACAAATTTATTCAATATCAGAAATTTCTATCTGTTTTATAAAGATGTTGATTTTCAACAGACTAAAGTATTCCAACAGGTTGTTGGAATATTTAAGAAGAATGAAAGTGTAATTGTCCAACAAGCTGTTGGATCATTTGAAAAACCTGAAGATGCAATAGCGCAGCAACTTGTTTCGCAATTAGCACTTATTCCCTGGGGACATCACATACTAATTATTCAAAAGATAAAAAACGTATCTGAAGCCCTGTTTTACGTTAACAAAACCATAGAAAATAACTGGAGCAGGTCGGTGCTTGAATACCAGATGGAGATAAACCTGTATCAGCGGCAGGGCAAAGCTGTTTCTAATTTTACAACAACCTTACCCCAGGCACAGGGCGACCTTGCCAACGAATTGCTGAAAGACCCGTATAATTTTGAGTTTTTACAGCTTTCTGAAAAAGTACGTGAAGCCGACCTGGAAAAAAGCCTGGTGGATCACATCTCCCGCTTTTTGCTTGAGCTTGGAAAAGGTTTTGCGTATATGGGAAGGCAATACCTGCTCAAAATCGGCAAGAAGGAATATCGTACCGACCTGCTTTTTTATCACACCAGGTTAAAATGTTACATTATCATTGAGCTGAAAACAAAAGGATTTGAACCCGAATTTATCGGTAAGCTCAATTATTACATTTCTGCTATCAATGAATTGATAAAGGATGCTGCAGACAATCCCACGATTGGCATTTTATTATGTAAGAACAAAGATAATTATGATGTGGAATTTGCATTAAAAGACATAAATAAACCCATTGGTGTAAGCTCATACCGTTATACTGAACTGGCAGAAGAAATACAGCGAGCCCTGCCAAGCGCAGAAGAAATAGAATATGAATTGAAAAAATTTGAACAGAATAATGAGTAA
- a CDS encoding polysaccharide lyase 6 family protein: MINYFFTVLFVHFAAALTAMPVTVSSVEALQKAINKARPGAVIIVKNGTYTANEDIKIGCSGTREHPVMIRSETVGDAVITGKGGFNLVGTAAYVVIKGFRFTHAASHARSAAGTRFCRWTHNIFETPGNGEYLTIAGNDHEIDYNTFQNKNNMGRMLAIRGEGSQIAERLHIHHNYFYNFPDQGGANGAETLQFGLSGFSLSASNSIVEYNLFEKCAGETELISVKASGVVLRYNTIRDCPAQFTLRHGNKCAVYGNCFFNTPGLRIFGDDHVVFSNYFENCNPAIVIGNGDGEVADGAPLIAHDRPDRVLIAFNTLVNNKKNIEQTSRKNGIGATAVIIAGNIIQGGGVAAHISGPYSNPVWKNNIVADAKGGDMPASGFIEQDPKLIRDAKGISRLDKGSPAIGAGTAAYAVVTVDMDGQARSGKWDIGADQYSNEKVLAHALTADEAGALVK, from the coding sequence ATGATCAACTACTTTTTTACCGTTTTATTCGTCCATTTTGCTGCCGCTTTGACGGCAATGCCGGTCACGGTTTCTTCGGTGGAAGCACTGCAAAAGGCCATTAATAAAGCACGGCCGGGCGCGGTCATTATTGTAAAGAATGGAACCTATACTGCTAATGAGGATATAAAGATCGGCTGCTCAGGCACCAGAGAGCATCCTGTCATGATCCGGTCGGAAACAGTGGGTGATGCCGTTATTACTGGCAAGGGTGGCTTTAACCTGGTTGGTACTGCTGCGTATGTAGTGATCAAAGGCTTCCGGTTTACCCACGCTGCTTCTCATGCACGTTCTGCCGCAGGAACCCGTTTCTGCCGCTGGACACATAACATTTTTGAAACGCCGGGTAATGGGGAGTATCTTACCATTGCGGGGAATGATCATGAAATCGACTATAATACATTTCAAAATAAAAACAATATGGGGCGTATGCTGGCTATAAGGGGAGAAGGGAGCCAGATTGCTGAGCGCCTGCATATCCATCACAATTATTTCTATAATTTTCCGGATCAGGGTGGCGCAAACGGCGCCGAGACATTGCAGTTTGGCCTCAGCGGTTTCAGCCTTTCTGCAAGCAACAGTATTGTAGAGTATAATCTTTTTGAAAAATGCGCCGGGGAAACGGAACTGATCTCTGTAAAGGCTTCCGGTGTTGTGCTGCGCTACAACACCATCCGCGACTGCCCGGCACAGTTTACGTTGCGGCATGGAAATAAATGCGCAGTATATGGTAACTGTTTTTTCAATACACCCGGGCTTCGCATTTTTGGAGATGATCATGTTGTCTTTAGTAATTATTTTGAGAACTGTAACCCGGCCATTGTGATTGGTAACGGAGACGGCGAGGTGGCTGATGGCGCACCATTGATAGCGCACGACCGGCCGGACCGTGTGCTGATTGCGTTTAATACCCTGGTGAACAACAAAAAGAATATAGAGCAGACATCCCGGAAAAACGGCATCGGTGCCACTGCTGTAATAATAGCCGGCAATATTATACAGGGCGGCGGTGTTGCTGCGCATATTTCGGGCCCTTATAGCAACCCGGTCTGGAAAAATAATATCGTTGCGGATGCAAAGGGTGGAGACATGCCGGCATCGGGTTTTATTGAACAGGACCCAAAGTTGATCAGAGATGCAAAAGGCATCAGCCGTTTGGATAAAGGAAGCCCTGCCATAGGTGCCGGAACGGCTGCTTATGCTGTGGTAACAGTAGATATGGACGGGCAGGCCCGGAGCGGTAAATGGGATATCGGAGCCGATCAGTACAGTAATGAAAAAGTGCTGGCACATGCACTGACAGCAGATGAAGCAGGCGCTTTGGTAAAATAG
- a CDS encoding alpha-L-fucosidase, whose translation MKRIFTFALLCLLAGIVKGQAPDKDARMQWWRAARFGMFIHWGVYAQWAGVYHGHQQARGGAEWIMNRCKIPVAEYQERAKTFNPVNYDPDAWVKMAKEAGMKYIIITSKHHDGFALFKSGASKWNVVDATAYGKDLIKPLADACRKYGMKLGFYYSQAQDWNNPGGAAARKEMREGWPNPDSAKIDAYTKAHNGHWDPAQETKTFDQYIDEVSVPQVKELLSNYGDIAVLWWDTPTNMTDAAAQKLKDVLKLQPDIITNDRLKRPNFPGDTKTPEQKVPTQAELDGTDWETCMTMNSSWGYKSWDHNWKSAETLIHNLVDIASKGGNYLLNIGPKEDGSVPQESIDRLREIGAWMKVNSAGIYATKASPLQDLSWGRCTMKEAGNNTLLNLFVFDWPANGKLVVPALANKVVDARLIATAQPLKAVNQGGNIIIDLPKDAPDKIATFIQLQVKGKVRNVNIKGSGKMKTGALD comes from the coding sequence ATGAAAAGAATTTTTACGTTTGCCCTGTTGTGCCTGCTGGCAGGTATTGTAAAAGGCCAGGCTCCTGATAAAGATGCCCGCATGCAATGGTGGCGGGCAGCCCGTTTTGGAATGTTTATTCACTGGGGGGTATACGCGCAATGGGCCGGTGTATATCATGGGCACCAGCAAGCCAGGGGAGGAGCAGAATGGATCATGAACCGCTGTAAAATACCGGTTGCAGAATACCAGGAGCGTGCAAAAACATTCAACCCGGTAAACTACGATCCTGATGCATGGGTGAAGATGGCGAAAGAGGCTGGTATGAAATATATTATCATTACCTCCAAGCACCATGATGGTTTTGCATTGTTTAAATCCGGCGCCAGCAAATGGAACGTGGTGGATGCTACCGCTTATGGAAAAGACCTGATAAAGCCCCTGGCAGATGCCTGCAGAAAGTACGGTATGAAGCTGGGTTTCTATTACTCGCAGGCCCAGGACTGGAACAACCCCGGTGGCGCCGCAGCGCGTAAGGAAATGCGGGAAGGGTGGCCGAATCCTGATTCTGCAAAAATAGACGCCTATACCAAAGCGCATAACGGCCATTGGGACCCGGCGCAGGAAACAAAGACCTTTGATCAGTATATTGACGAAGTGTCTGTGCCACAGGTAAAGGAGCTGCTGAGCAATTATGGCGATATAGCGGTATTGTGGTGGGATACCCCTACGAATATGACCGATGCAGCCGCACAAAAACTGAAAGACGTACTGAAGCTGCAGCCCGATATTATTACCAACGACCGGCTGAAGCGCCCCAATTTTCCGGGAGATACCAAAACACCGGAGCAGAAAGTACCCACACAGGCGGAACTGGATGGCACCGACTGGGAAACCTGTATGACCATGAACAGCAGTTGGGGCTATAAAAGCTGGGATCATAACTGGAAGTCTGCCGAAACCCTGATCCATAACCTGGTGGATATTGCCTCCAAAGGCGGTAATTATTTGTTGAACATCGGGCCAAAAGAAGATGGTTCTGTGCCACAGGAAAGTATTGACCGGTTAAGAGAAATAGGCGCATGGATGAAAGTGAACAGCGCCGGTATTTATGCTACCAAAGCCAGCCCCCTGCAGGATCTTTCCTGGGGGCGCTGCACCATGAAGGAAGCGGGCAATAACACCCTGCTGAACCTGTTTGTGTTTGACTGGCCTGCAAATGGAAAGCTGGTGGTGCCGGCGCTTGCGAATAAAGTTGTTGATGCCCGGCTCATCGCAACCGCCCAGCCATTAAAAGCCGTAAACCAGGGAGGAAATATCATTATTGACCTGCCTAAGGATGCACCGGACAAAATCGCTACATTCATTCAGTTGCAGGTAAAAGGAAAAGTAAGGAATGTGAATATAAAAGGTTCCGGGAAAATGAAAACCGGGGCGCTCGATTAA